Within Syntrophales bacterium, the genomic segment CGGAATTGATCTGTCTTCTCTTGCTGCAGGGTCCGAATTTGTCGGTATTCCCAAGATAATTTATCCAGCACTTTATGTGAAGGACGTAATCGGCGCCAATCTTGTTGTGTTTGTCCTGGGACTTGTTGTGAGTATTTATCCGGCGGTGAAAGCCGCAAGGTTCACACCGATAGAAGCACTGGCGCACAACTGACAGAGATTTATGACAGGCAACTGTTTATAAGTTCGTAAAAAGTCTTTTTTTGTCACCCTGAATTTATTTCAGGGTCTCTAACTTATTGAAATGTTTAGATGCTGAAACAAGCGAGATCCTGAAACGAGTTCAGGATGACAACTGGCACTTTTTGAGGCTTTTTACGAGACCATCAATTGTTGAATTAATAGAAAGCCGGAAATCTGCTACAGGAGACAACCATGAACATTGTGGAATGCACAGACGTTAAAAAAACATACCGGCAGGGCAAGATGGAAGTCAAAGCCCTTAACGGTGTGAGTCTTGCCATACAGGAGGGAGGGTTTGTCGCTCTGGCAGGTCCCTCCGGTTCGGGTAAGACCACCATGCTGAATATTATCGGCGGCCTGGATTCTCCTGATTCGGGCAGTATTAAAGTTAATGGTAATCTCCTGGGGGAAATGACCCAGTCTGAACTGGCAGATATGCGTTTGCACAATGTAGGTTTTGTATTTCAGGCCTATAATCTTATACCCGTACTGTCTGCTCTGGAAAACGTGGAATTCGTCATGCTGCTCCAGGGTGTACCGACAAATGAGCGGCGGGAACGGGCACAAGCCATGCTCGATGATGTAGGGTTGGCCGGGATGCATAACCGGCGACCCGCAGAGCTGTCAGGCGGGCAGCAGCAGCGTGTCGCCGTGGCCAGGGCTATAGTATCCGATCCATCGATTGTTCTGGCAGATGAACCGACAGCCAACCTCGATTCCAAGACGGGGAGAGGCCTGCTGGAGATGATGCGAACAATGAACGAGAGGAAAAACGTTACCTTTATTTTTTCCACCCATGA encodes:
- a CDS encoding ABC transporter ATP-binding protein, which gives rise to MNIVECTDVKKTYRQGKMEVKALNGVSLAIQEGGFVALAGPSGSGKTTMLNIIGGLDSPDSGSIKVNGNLLGEMTQSELADMRLHNVGFVFQAYNLIPVLSALENVEFVMLLQGVPTNERRERAQAMLDDVGLAGMHNRRPAELSGGQQQRVAVARAIVSDPSIVLADEPTANLDSKTGRGLLEMMRTMNERKNVTFIFSTHDQMVMDYARRLIHIRDGQVAGDTKRK